The genomic region CCATTGTAGATGACAGGCAAACACTTCTTAAATAAACCCCTTTGGCACTTGAAGGTTTCAAGTGATTCAGTTTGTCAATCAGAGCCAAGGCATTCTCTCGTAATTTATCCAAACCAAATGATGACTTGCCAATCATTGCATGTACAATACCGGCTTTATCAACCTTAAACTCGATCTTACCAGACTTAATCTCGCCCACAACTCGTGCGACATCAAAGGTAACTGTCCCAAGCTTTGCATTGGGCATCATCCCGCGAGGTCCAAGGACACGTCCAATCTTTCCGACTGTACCCATCATATCCGGTGTGGCAACTGTACGCTCAAAATCCATCCAACCTCCCTGGATTTTTTCGACATATTCATCACTTCCCGCATAATCGGCACCAGCATCAAGCGCTTCCTTGACTTTATCACCTTTAGCAAAAACCAGAACACGCTCAACCTTTCCTGTTCCGTGAGGAAGAACCAGGCTGCTGCGAATCATCTGGTCTGCATGCCTAGGATCTACTCCCAGACGTACTGCAAGATCGATTGATTCATCAAACTTGGCTCGAACACAATCCAATGCGAGACTAATAGCGTCATCAATGGTGTATAATTGCAGGGAATTAATTTTGGCCTGATTTGCTTTATGTTTTTTTCCAACGGTAGACATTGTTATCACCCTAAAATACATACTGTTACTATAATAAAATCAATCAGCGACGGTAATCCCACAGCTTTTAGCCGTCCCCTCAATAATCTTCA from Desulfobulbaceae bacterium harbors:
- a CDS encoding 50S ribosomal protein L1 is translated as MSTVGKKHKANQAKINSLQLYTIDDAISLALDCVRAKFDESIDLAVRLGVDPRHADQMIRSSLVLPHGTGKVERVLVFAKGDKVKEALDAGADYAGSDEYVEKIQGGWMDFERTVATPDMMGTVGKIGRVLGPRGMMPNAKLGTVTFDVARVVGEIKSGKIEFKVDKAGIVHAMIGKSSFGLDKLRENALALIDKLNHLKPSSAKGVYLRSVCLSSTMGPGIKLDTLPLRS